The proteins below are encoded in one region of Segatella copri:
- a CDS encoding M16 family metallopeptidase, with product MKYNTYTLDNGLRIIHLPSDSKVVYCGYQINAGTRNEEPGEEGLAHFCEHVTFKGTERRKAWHILNCLESVGGDLNAYTNKEGTVYYSAILKEHITRAVDLLTDIVFHSVYPQAEIDKEVEVICDEIESYNDSPAELIYDEFENIIFKGSPLGHNILGTAEQVRSFKTEDALRFTRKLYRPDNAIFFAYGDIDFKKLVRLLKKSFLSEERRVKSEETTFGDRRESQFNSPEAQAQFNIQHSTFNTQHSFEGQTIVMQKNTHQAHVMIGTRAYDVNDSRRMPLYLLNNMLGGPGMNAKLNLALREHNGLVYTVESTMAAYGDTGIWSIYFGCDEHDVKRCLRLVRKELDKFMQKPLSEAQLKAAKKQIKGQVGVACDNRENFALDFGKSFLHYGWEKNVDRLYEQVDEITAEQIQAVAQELFDKDRLTTLIFR from the coding sequence ATGAAATACAATACTTATACACTCGATAATGGACTCCGCATCATCCACCTGCCTTCAGACAGCAAGGTGGTGTATTGCGGTTACCAGATTAACGCCGGCACCCGAAACGAGGAGCCGGGCGAAGAAGGACTTGCCCACTTCTGTGAGCACGTTACTTTCAAGGGCACAGAGCGCCGCAAGGCGTGGCACATTCTCAACTGTCTGGAGAGCGTGGGAGGCGACCTGAACGCCTACACCAACAAGGAAGGCACGGTTTATTACTCAGCCATCCTCAAGGAGCACATCACAAGAGCCGTAGATCTGCTCACCGACATCGTTTTCCATTCGGTTTATCCGCAAGCGGAAATCGACAAGGAGGTAGAGGTAATCTGCGATGAGATAGAGAGTTACAACGATTCTCCTGCCGAACTGATTTATGATGAATTCGAAAATATCATCTTCAAGGGTTCGCCGCTGGGCCACAATATTCTGGGCACAGCCGAGCAGGTTCGCTCGTTCAAGACAGAAGATGCGCTGCGCTTTACAAGAAAACTTTACCGGCCGGATAATGCGATATTCTTCGCTTACGGAGACATTGACTTCAAGAAGCTGGTAAGACTCTTGAAGAAGAGCTTTTTAAGTGAAGAACGAAGAGTGAAGAGTGAAGAAACAACGTTCGGCGACCGAAGGGAAAGCCAATTCAATAGTCCAGAGGCGCAAGCCCAATTCAACATTCAACACTCAACATTCAACACTCAACACTCCTTCGAGGGGCAGACGATTGTGATGCAGAAGAATACGCATCAGGCTCATGTGATGATTGGAACCCGCGCCTACGATGTGAACGACAGCCGCAGAATGCCGCTCTATCTGCTCAACAATATGCTGGGCGGACCGGGAATGAATGCCAAGCTGAACCTAGCCCTGCGCGAGCACAACGGACTGGTTTACACCGTAGAGAGCACGATGGCGGCTTATGGCGATACGGGCATTTGGAGCATTTATTTCGGCTGCGATGAGCACGACGTGAAGCGCTGCCTCAGACTGGTTCGCAAGGAACTGGATAAGTTCATGCAGAAGCCGCTGAGCGAGGCGCAGCTCAAGGCCGCCAAGAAGCAGATTAAGGGACAGGTAGGCGTGGCTTGCGACAACCGCGAGAACTTTGCCCTCGACTTCGGCAAGAGCTTCCTTCACTATGGCTGGGAGAAGAACGTAGACCGACTCTACGAGCAGGTGGATGAGATTACTGCCGAACAGATACAGGCCGTGGCTCAGGAGTTGTTTGATAAAGACAGGCTCACCACGCTGATTTTCAGATAA
- a CDS encoding PfkB family carbohydrate kinase, translating to MRKVIGIGETVLDIIFKGGKPIEAVPGGSSFNAVISLGRAGVNASFISEAGNDRIGEYVIQFLRDNGVNADNVSIFPESKSPLSLAFLDENNNADYIFYKDHPHDQLEFATPEINPGDIVLFGSFFALNPVVRPQVAGFLEYAKEHGAILYYDINFRASHQNEIMKITPNLIENLEMADFVRGSHEDFGILYKKPEADKVYNAEISFYCKKFICTQGAEPVEVRAENGFAKSYPSEKMKPVSTIGAGDNFNAGFVFGLIKDGITREDIDRGLSEAQWDSLLVSAQEFSTECCKDIYNYVSKEFGEEKKKKL from the coding sequence ATGCGCAAAGTAATAGGAATAGGAGAAACCGTGCTTGACATCATCTTCAAGGGCGGCAAGCCGATAGAGGCAGTACCGGGTGGCTCATCATTCAATGCAGTCATCTCGTTGGGCCGTGCGGGCGTAAATGCTTCGTTTATCAGCGAGGCGGGCAACGACCGCATAGGAGAGTATGTGATTCAGTTTTTGAGAGATAATGGGGTGAATGCTGACAATGTGAGCATCTTCCCGGAATCGAAGTCGCCGCTCTCGCTGGCTTTCCTCGACGAGAACAACAATGCCGACTACATCTTCTACAAGGATCATCCTCACGACCAGCTGGAGTTTGCCACACCGGAAATCAATCCTGGCGACATCGTGCTCTTCGGTTCGTTCTTCGCTCTGAATCCTGTGGTCCGTCCTCAGGTTGCCGGTTTCCTGGAGTATGCGAAGGAGCACGGCGCCATTCTTTATTACGACATCAACTTCCGTGCTTCTCATCAGAACGAAATCATGAAGATTACACCTAATCTGATAGAGAACCTGGAGATGGCTGATTTCGTACGCGGAAGCCACGAGGACTTTGGAATCCTCTACAAGAAACCGGAGGCGGATAAGGTTTATAATGCCGAAATCAGTTTCTACTGCAAGAAGTTTATCTGCACTCAGGGCGCTGAGCCTGTAGAGGTTCGTGCCGAGAACGGCTTTGCCAAGAGTTATCCTTCGGAGAAGATGAAGCCGGTGAGCACTATCGGAGCCGGCGATAATTTCAACGCAGGCTTCGTTTTCGGACTGATCAAGGATGGAATCACCCGCGAGGACATCGACCGCGGCTTATCTGAGGCGCAATGGGACAGTCTCCTTGTTTCGGCTCAAGAATTCTCCACCGAATGCTGCAAGGACATCTACAATTATGTTTCGAAGGAATTTGGAGAAGAAAAGAAGAAGAAATTATAA
- a CDS encoding FprA family A-type flavoprotein — protein sequence MTEITNKIYYVGVNDRNKHRFEGLWPLPNGVSYNSYIIDDEKVALVDTVEVDFFTQFLENIHEVIGDREIDYLIINHMEPDHSGSIALIKKYYPNIKIVGNKKTLGMLEGFYGVTDDVVEVKNGETLSLGNHELSFVLIPMVHWPETMVTLDAKNKVLFSGDAFGCFGALNGGIIDTEINCETFWLEMVRYYSNIVGKYGIPVQNALKKLAGVELDYICSTHGPVWHEHIEKVIGMYDKMSKYETEPGLVICYGTMYGNTERMAEIIARAASKAGVKNIVMYNISKTHHSYILRDIFRYKGLIVGAPTYNAGLYHEMEVLLSELANKDVKNHLLGWYGSHCWASKAVAKIQEWNDTKLHYEAVGEPVDMKQAITPEVKAQCEALGKAMAEKLLAE from the coding sequence ATGACAGAAATTACAAACAAAATTTATTACGTAGGCGTAAACGACCGCAACAAGCATCGTTTTGAGGGCCTCTGGCCTTTGCCTAACGGAGTGAGCTACAACTCTTATATCATTGACGATGAGAAGGTAGCGCTGGTAGATACTGTAGAGGTTGATTTCTTCACCCAGTTCCTCGAGAATATCCACGAGGTGATTGGCGACCGCGAAATCGATTATCTTATCATCAACCACATGGAACCTGACCACAGCGGCTCCATCGCCCTCATCAAGAAATATTACCCTAACATCAAGATTGTGGGCAACAAGAAGACCCTGGGAATGCTCGAAGGCTTCTACGGCGTAACAGATGACGTGGTAGAGGTAAAGAATGGCGAAACCCTTTCATTGGGCAACCACGAGCTGAGTTTTGTTCTCATCCCTATGGTTCACTGGCCAGAGACCATGGTAACGCTCGATGCAAAGAACAAGGTGCTCTTCTCAGGTGATGCGTTCGGTTGCTTCGGTGCGCTGAACGGCGGAATCATCGATACGGAAATCAACTGCGAGACTTTCTGGCTGGAGATGGTTCGCTACTACTCAAACATTGTGGGTAAGTATGGAATCCCTGTTCAGAATGCCTTGAAGAAGTTGGCTGGCGTGGAGCTGGATTACATCTGCTCAACCCATGGTCCGGTTTGGCACGAGCATATTGAGAAGGTTATCGGCATGTATGATAAGATGTCGAAGTACGAGACGGAGCCGGGCCTCGTTATCTGCTACGGCACCATGTACGGCAATACCGAGCGCATGGCTGAAATCATCGCCCGTGCGGCAAGCAAGGCTGGCGTGAAGAACATCGTAATGTACAACATCTCGAAGACTCACCACAGCTACATCCTGCGCGACATCTTCCGCTACAAGGGCCTTATCGTGGGTGCTCCAACCTACAATGCCGGTCTTTATCACGAGATGGAGGTTCTCCTCTCCGAGCTTGCCAATAAGGACGTTAAGAACCACCTCCTCGGTTGGTATGGTTCTCATTGCTGGGCGAGCAAGGCTGTGGCTAAGATTCAGGAGTGGAACGACACCAAGCTCCACTACGAGGCTGTAGGCGAACCTGTAGATATGAAGCAGGCGATTACTCCAGAGGTAAAGGCGCAGTGCGAGGCTCTGGGTAAGGCGATGGCAGAGAAGCTGCTGGCAGAATAA
- a CDS encoding ATP-binding protein: MKELLKQIIFEQQDNCRHLMQDAIPRHIEEEWLTTSEILIITGVRRCGKSVLLQQLRDKLEEKDFFFNFDDERLVNFKLEDFATLQECFFELFGEQHTYYFDEIQNIAGWETFVRRLYNEGNKVVVTGSNARMLSKEMGTHLTGRYISVEVYPFSFAEYLQLEHIEPSQKDFYLMASRSKLLGHFRDFLERGGFPKYLQTGSVSYLSSLYESIIFRDVMARNGLTNDKEIKELAFYLASNATKRVTYNSLGKIVGIRHPETIKNYLEYIQQTYMIFQLLKYAPSVKTQMLSPKKVYFIDNAIISRMGFNVTDNNGVKLENAVFIELLRRGYDLFYHADKKECDFVVREGVRITQAYQVTVKMDDEKTRKREIEGLQEAMEIYDLSEGYIITLNEKEELTVDGKTVHIIPAWEWMLK, translated from the coding sequence ATGAAAGAACTGTTGAAACAAATAATATTTGAGCAGCAGGACAACTGCAGGCATCTTATGCAGGATGCCATCCCTCGACACATAGAAGAGGAATGGCTTACCACCTCGGAAATCCTTATCATAACTGGTGTAAGACGATGTGGAAAGTCGGTGTTGCTGCAGCAACTGCGTGATAAGTTGGAGGAGAAAGATTTCTTCTTCAATTTTGACGATGAGCGTCTCGTAAACTTTAAGCTTGAAGATTTTGCAACCTTGCAGGAATGCTTCTTTGAGCTTTTCGGTGAGCAACACACCTATTACTTTGATGAGATTCAAAACATTGCGGGTTGGGAAACCTTTGTCAGACGTCTTTACAATGAAGGCAATAAGGTGGTGGTGACAGGATCCAATGCCCGGATGCTGAGCAAGGAGATGGGCACTCATCTCACAGGGCGTTATATCTCTGTGGAGGTTTATCCTTTCTCTTTTGCCGAATACCTGCAGCTGGAGCATATTGAGCCTTCGCAGAAAGATTTCTATCTGATGGCGAGCCGTTCCAAACTGCTGGGTCATTTCCGTGATTTCTTGGAGAGGGGTGGTTTCCCGAAATATCTTCAGACGGGTTCCGTCAGTTACCTGTCCTCACTTTATGAGAGCATTATCTTCCGGGATGTGATGGCTCGCAATGGTCTTACAAACGACAAGGAAATTAAAGAACTTGCATTTTATCTTGCCAGCAATGCCACCAAGCGTGTTACCTATAACTCGCTGGGAAAGATAGTGGGCATTCGCCATCCCGAAACCATCAAGAACTATCTGGAATATATTCAGCAAACCTACATGATATTCCAGTTATTGAAGTATGCTCCATCGGTAAAGACCCAGATGTTGAGCCCGAAGAAGGTGTATTTTATAGATAATGCCATCATCAGCAGGATGGGTTTCAATGTCACGGATAACAATGGTGTAAAACTGGAGAATGCCGTTTTCATCGAATTGCTGCGAAGGGGTTACGACTTGTTCTACCATGCCGACAAGAAAGAGTGCGACTTTGTGGTGAGAGAAGGTGTAAGGATTACCCAGGCTTACCAGGTTACGGTGAAGATGGATGATGAGAAGACTCGCAAGCGTGAGATAGAGGGCCTGCAAGAGGCGATGGAAATCTATGATTTATCAGAGGGTTACATCATTACGCTAAATGAGAAAGAGGAGCTTACCGTGGATGGGAAGACGGTGCATATAATTCCTGCTTGGGAATGGATGCTGAAGTAA
- a CDS encoding TIGR00730 family Rossman fold protein, with amino-acid sequence MKIAVFCSANKNIDPDFFTLTEEMGKWMAENGHDLVFGGCNSGLMDCIGKAVKANGGRTIGVVPTLVERGGRTFPDLDIEIPCDNLSDRKDLMLAQSDIFVALPGGVGTLDEIFTIAAAHTIGYHHKMVILYNMKGFWNSIIALLDDMAEKSMIRGDWRDVIEVADNLEELAKLCEG; translated from the coding sequence ATGAAAATAGCAGTTTTTTGTTCAGCAAATAAGAATATCGACCCCGACTTCTTCACGTTGACAGAAGAGATGGGAAAGTGGATGGCTGAGAACGGCCACGACCTGGTTTTCGGCGGCTGCAACTCTGGTCTGATGGATTGCATCGGCAAGGCAGTAAAGGCGAATGGCGGCAGAACCATCGGTGTGGTTCCTACGCTTGTAGAGCGAGGAGGAAGAACCTTCCCAGACCTCGACATCGAGATTCCGTGTGATAATCTCAGCGACCGCAAGGACCTGATGCTTGCCCAGAGCGACATCTTTGTAGCCCTTCCTGGCGGCGTCGGCACCCTGGATGAAATCTTCACCATCGCTGCCGCCCACACCATCGGCTACCATCACAAGATGGTGATTCTCTACAACATGAAAGGCTTCTGGAACTCCATCATCGCCCTTTTGGACGATATGGCAGAGAAAAGCATGATTCGTGGCGATTGGCGAGATGTGATAGAAGTGGCGGATAACCTGGAAGAGCTGGCTAAGCTCTGCGAGGGATAG